A portion of the Pseudomonas protegens CHA0 genome contains these proteins:
- a CDS encoding TOBE domain-containing protein — translation MTIQAINVRNQFKGVIKEIHEGQVVSEIDVQTASGIVTSVITTRSVRDLELKVGSEVIAFVKSTEVSIAKL, via the coding sequence ATGACCATTCAAGCGATCAACGTACGCAACCAGTTCAAGGGCGTGATCAAGGAGATCCACGAAGGCCAGGTGGTTTCGGAAATCGACGTGCAGACCGCCTCGGGCATTGTCACTTCGGTGATCACCACCCGCTCGGTGCGCGACCTGGAACTCAAGGTCGGCAGCGAAGTGATCGCTTTCGTCAAGTCCACCGAAGTCTCCATCGCCAAGCTCTGA
- a CDS encoding carboxymuconolactone decarboxylase family protein codes for MSRVTLHTLHTAPEAARPFLENALKNSGFIPNLLGILANAPAALETYVTVSALNGKAELSLAEREVVQLVAATTHGCDFCVAGHTSVALNKAKLADPVVSALREQSTLPEARLEALAAFAREVIATRGKVSDAGYAQFKAAGYSEGNALEVILGISLATLCNFANVFAGTELNPELAKYRWSVQGQ; via the coding sequence ATGTCCCGCGTCACTCTACACACCTTGCACACGGCTCCAGAAGCCGCTCGGCCCTTTCTTGAGAACGCGCTGAAGAACTCGGGCTTTATCCCCAATCTGCTGGGCATCCTGGCCAATGCCCCGGCGGCCCTGGAAACCTACGTCACGGTGTCCGCCCTCAACGGCAAGGCCGAGTTGAGCCTGGCGGAGCGTGAAGTGGTGCAATTGGTGGCCGCCACCACCCATGGCTGCGATTTCTGTGTCGCAGGTCATACCTCGGTGGCCCTGAACAAGGCCAAACTTGCGGACCCGGTGGTCAGCGCCCTGCGCGAGCAGAGCACCTTGCCCGAAGCCCGGCTGGAAGCCCTGGCGGCATTTGCCCGGGAAGTGATCGCCACCCGGGGCAAGGTCAGCGACGCCGGCTATGCCCAGTTCAAGGCGGCAGGATACAGCGAAGGCAATGCCCTGGAAGTGATCCTGGGCATCAGCCTGGCCACCCTGTGCAACTTCGCCAACGTGTTCGCCGGCACTGAACTGAACCCCGAGCTGGCCAAGTATCGCTGGTCAGTGCAAGGTCAATGA
- a CDS encoding isopenicillin N synthase family dioxygenase: MPHSLDITALPVLDLSQLQGHPEQRRIFLDGLRQAARDVGFFYLTGHGVDSGLLRRVQDQARAFFALPEADKAAVGMIHSPHFRGYNQAASEITRGQPDLREQFDLGAERQALPLDPHSPPWTRLQGPNQWPAQLPAFKPVLLEWQQAMTGMSLRLLRGFAQALSLPEQAFDGLYGERPNEHIKLIRYPGRAPGQSNQGVGAHKDSGFLSFLLQDQQAGLQVEVEEGRWIDAPPRDNTLVVNIGELLELATHGYLRATVHRVQSPPADRQRLSIAFFLGAQLDARVPLYPLPEALLREARGPASDPDNPLFREVGWNYLKGRLRSHPDVARRFYPDALVPQALSA, from the coding sequence ATGCCGCACTCGCTGGATATCACCGCGCTGCCGGTCCTGGACCTGAGCCAATTGCAGGGCCACCCGGAGCAGCGTCGGATCTTTCTCGACGGCTTGCGCCAGGCGGCGCGGGACGTGGGTTTCTTCTACCTGACCGGGCACGGAGTCGACAGTGGCCTGCTGCGCCGGGTGCAGGACCAGGCGCGGGCGTTCTTTGCCTTGCCCGAGGCCGACAAGGCGGCCGTGGGCATGATCCATTCGCCGCACTTTCGCGGCTATAACCAGGCGGCTTCGGAGATCACCCGGGGCCAGCCGGACCTGCGGGAACAGTTCGACCTGGGGGCCGAGCGCCAGGCCTTGCCCCTGGATCCCCACAGCCCGCCCTGGACCCGATTGCAGGGCCCCAACCAATGGCCGGCGCAACTGCCGGCGTTCAAGCCCGTGCTGCTGGAGTGGCAGCAGGCAATGACCGGCATGTCCCTGCGCCTGTTGCGCGGCTTTGCCCAGGCATTGTCACTGCCGGAACAGGCCTTCGATGGGCTGTACGGCGAACGGCCCAACGAGCACATCAAGCTGATCCGCTACCCTGGCCGCGCGCCGGGGCAGAGCAACCAGGGCGTGGGAGCCCACAAGGATTCCGGGTTCCTCAGCTTTCTGCTGCAGGACCAGCAGGCCGGCCTGCAGGTGGAAGTAGAGGAGGGCCGCTGGATCGACGCGCCGCCCCGGGACAACACCCTGGTGGTGAACATCGGTGAGCTGCTGGAACTGGCCACCCACGGCTATCTGCGCGCCACCGTGCACCGGGTGCAGTCGCCGCCCGCGGATCGCCAGCGGCTGTCCATCGCGTTTTTCCTCGGTGCCCAACTCGATGCCCGGGTGCCGCTGTATCCCTTGCCCGAAGCCTTGTTGCGTGAAGCCCGGGGCCCGGCCAGCGACCCCGACAACCCGCTGTTTCGCGAAGTGGGCTGGAACTACCTCAAGGGCCGCCTGCGTTCGCATCCGGACGTGGCCCGGCGTTTCTACCCCGATGCCCTGGTGCCCCAGGCACTGAGTGCCTGA
- a CDS encoding AraC family transcriptional regulator, translating to MISSSPLVDWLLEGLELDASLFHVGRYCGGWHASTQGLARASFHLIVQGHCWLHIDGAPQALRLDAGDAVFLLQDLGYRLSSAQQAEAAQQLPRTPMAPLEPGTQDGVGLVCGFFHFKPGLSSLIIDSLPGWLILRAGDPSLSAARALFQLILEECQRTPAPSSALLERLSHLLFLYVLRQQVNANQDLGGLVALARHPGFAPLLEQLIQRPGEAWPLESMAALTGLSRSAFFKRFNELAGQSPGQVLLALRMRHACQLLKANQTVEQVGAAVGYQSIAAFTRAFTKAVGLQPGAYRKQHEGR from the coding sequence ATGATTTCGTCAAGCCCACTGGTTGATTGGTTATTAGAAGGCCTGGAACTCGATGCCAGCCTGTTTCACGTCGGACGCTACTGCGGAGGCTGGCACGCCAGCACCCAGGGCCTGGCCCGGGCCAGCTTCCACCTGATCGTCCAGGGCCATTGCTGGCTGCATATCGACGGCGCGCCCCAGGCCCTGCGCCTGGATGCCGGGGACGCGGTATTCCTGCTGCAGGACCTGGGCTACCGGCTGTCCAGTGCCCAGCAGGCTGAAGCGGCGCAGCAACTGCCGCGCACGCCCATGGCGCCCCTGGAGCCGGGAACCCAGGACGGTGTGGGGCTGGTCTGCGGCTTTTTCCATTTCAAGCCCGGGCTGTCCTCGCTGATCATCGACAGCCTGCCGGGCTGGCTCATCCTGAGGGCCGGCGACCCGTCCCTGAGTGCCGCCCGGGCGCTGTTCCAGCTGATTCTCGAAGAATGCCAGCGCACCCCGGCGCCCTCCTCGGCGCTGCTGGAACGCCTGAGCCATCTGCTGTTTTTGTATGTGCTGCGCCAACAGGTCAACGCCAACCAGGACCTCGGCGGCCTGGTGGCCCTGGCCCGCCACCCGGGGTTTGCACCGCTGCTGGAGCAGTTGATCCAGCGCCCCGGAGAAGCCTGGCCCCTGGAAAGCATGGCGGCCCTGACCGGGCTTTCGCGCTCGGCGTTCTTCAAGCGGTTCAATGAACTGGCCGGGCAATCCCCAGGGCAGGTACTGCTGGCCCTGCGCATGCGCCACGCCTGCCAGTTGCTCAAGGCCAACCAGACAGTGGAGCAAGTGGGCGCCGCCGTGGGCTATCAGTCGATCGCCGCCTTCACCCGGGCCTTCACCAAGGCCGTGGGCCTGCAGCCCGGGGCCTATCGCAAGCAGCACGAAGGGCGCTGA
- a CDS encoding ABC transporter ATP-binding protein yields the protein MSGLLNAQAISLGYPAAQGWHTVLEDFDLHLQAGEVVSILGPSGVGKSSLLRVLAGLQKPHAGQVSLLGEPLDGPHPRVAVAFQDPSLLPWLNLEHNVAFGLDFARQPHLSPRQRKERIDQAIAAVGLEHARQRYPAQLSGGMAQRTALARCLARQPQVLLLDEPFGALDEVTRADMQQLLLKVIGQHRTAALLITHDIDEALLLSDRVLLLGNSPARTLGQWHIELPAPRAERIEELGALRIEILKTLRRASRNPHTSPLPAPSEIDHVPGRLHSYPS from the coding sequence ATGAGCGGCCTGTTGAACGCACAGGCGATCAGCCTCGGCTACCCCGCGGCGCAAGGCTGGCACACGGTGCTGGAGGATTTCGACCTGCACCTGCAGGCCGGCGAGGTGGTGTCCATTCTCGGCCCCAGCGGGGTCGGCAAATCCAGCCTGCTGCGGGTCCTGGCCGGCCTGCAGAAGCCCCACGCCGGGCAGGTCAGCCTGTTGGGCGAGCCCCTCGACGGCCCTCATCCGCGGGTCGCGGTGGCATTCCAGGACCCCAGCCTGCTGCCCTGGCTGAACCTGGAGCACAACGTCGCCTTCGGCCTGGATTTTGCCCGCCAGCCGCACCTGAGCCCGCGCCAGCGCAAGGAGCGCATCGACCAGGCGATTGCCGCAGTGGGCCTGGAACACGCCCGCCAGCGCTATCCGGCCCAACTGTCCGGCGGCATGGCCCAGCGCACCGCACTGGCCCGCTGCCTGGCGCGCCAGCCCCAGGTGCTGCTGCTGGATGAACCCTTCGGCGCGTTGGACGAGGTGACCCGCGCCGACATGCAGCAACTGCTGCTCAAGGTGATCGGCCAGCACCGCACCGCGGCGCTGCTGATCACCCACGACATCGACGAAGCCCTGCTGCTGTCCGATCGGGTACTGCTACTGGGTAACAGCCCGGCGCGCACCCTCGGCCAGTGGCACATCGAGCTGCCGGCGCCGCGCGCCGAGCGGATCGAGGAACTGGGCGCGCTGCGCATCGAGATTCTCAAGACCCTTCGGCGGGCGAGCCGCAACCCCCACACTTCCCCTTTGCCTGCACCGTCGGAGATTGACCATGTGCCTGGACGACTTCACTCATACCCGTCGTGA
- a CDS encoding aldo/keto reductase codes for MRTLMLADTQVSVIGQGTWRMGEDRHLRNQEVAALRTGIDLGLTLIDTAEMYGEGGAEEVVGQAIAGRRDQVFLVSKVYPHNASRKGLPLACERSLKRLGSDFIDLYLLHWRGQYPLAETVDALERLREAGKIRRWGVSNFDVADLDELDSPACATNQVLYNLESRGIEFDLLPACQQRRMPLMAYCPIGQGGALLAEPVLLQVAQRHGVTAAQVALAWLLRQDGVLVIPKAVRPAHIRQNAQAGQLQLPDEDLQALDQVFAPPRRKQRLEMV; via the coding sequence ATGCGCACGTTGATGCTGGCAGACACGCAGGTTTCGGTGATTGGCCAGGGCACTTGGCGGATGGGCGAGGACCGCCACCTGCGGAATCAGGAAGTCGCGGCCCTGCGCACCGGCATCGACCTGGGCCTGACCCTGATCGACACCGCGGAGATGTACGGCGAAGGCGGCGCCGAGGAAGTGGTCGGCCAGGCCATTGCCGGGCGCCGCGACCAGGTGTTCCTGGTGAGCAAGGTCTACCCCCACAACGCCAGTCGCAAAGGCCTGCCCCTGGCCTGCGAGCGCAGCCTGAAACGCCTGGGCAGCGACTTCATCGACCTGTACCTGCTGCACTGGCGCGGCCAGTATCCCTTGGCGGAAACCGTCGACGCCCTGGAGCGCCTGCGCGAAGCCGGCAAGATCCGCCGCTGGGGAGTCTCCAACTTCGATGTGGCCGACCTGGACGAACTCGACTCCCCGGCCTGCGCTACCAACCAGGTGCTGTACAACCTGGAGTCCCGGGGTATCGAGTTCGACCTGCTGCCCGCCTGCCAGCAACGGCGGATGCCGCTCATGGCCTATTGCCCGATCGGCCAGGGTGGCGCTTTGCTGGCCGAACCGGTGCTGCTGCAGGTCGCCCAGCGCCATGGGGTCACCGCGGCCCAGGTGGCACTGGCCTGGCTGCTGCGCCAGGACGGCGTGCTGGTGATTCCCAAGGCGGTGCGCCCGGCACACATCCGTCAGAATGCCCAGGCCGGCCAATTGCAATTGCCCGACGAGGACCTGCAGGCCCTGGATCAGGTGTTTGCTCCGCCACGGCGCAAGCAGCGCCTGGAAATGGTCTAG
- a CDS encoding ABC transporter permease, producing MGKQPSSLSHWLLGLAGLSSLLLGWWLGVHLLGDGNGLAARFSPEATFASLLELLGRGELYEHVLVSLKRILVGLLLALLIGVPLGLLVGSYRHLEAATTPAFQFLRMISPLSWMPVVVMLMGVGDQPIYFLLAFAALWPILLNTAAGVRQLDPRWLQLSRSLSATRWETLRKVILPGVLGHVLTGVRLSIGILWIVLVPCEMLGVSAGLGYFILDTRDRLAYSELMAMVLLIGVLGFALDALARGLHRRWSHA from the coding sequence ATGGGCAAGCAACCTTCTTCCCTGAGCCATTGGCTCCTGGGGCTTGCCGGGCTGTCGAGCCTGCTGCTGGGCTGGTGGCTGGGGGTGCACCTGCTGGGCGATGGCAACGGCCTGGCTGCGCGTTTCTCCCCCGAGGCGACCTTCGCCAGCCTGCTGGAACTGCTGGGGCGTGGCGAGCTGTACGAGCATGTGCTGGTGAGCCTCAAGCGGATCCTGGTGGGTTTGCTCCTGGCCTTGCTGATCGGCGTGCCCCTGGGCCTGCTGGTGGGCAGCTACCGGCACCTGGAGGCAGCCACCACCCCGGCGTTCCAGTTTCTGCGGATGATCTCGCCGCTGTCCTGGATGCCGGTGGTGGTGATGCTGATGGGGGTAGGGGACCAGCCGATCTACTTCCTCCTGGCGTTCGCCGCGCTGTGGCCGATCCTGCTCAACACCGCGGCCGGCGTGCGCCAGCTGGACCCGCGCTGGCTGCAACTGAGCCGCAGCCTCAGCGCCACCCGCTGGGAGACCCTACGCAAGGTGATCCTGCCCGGGGTGCTGGGGCATGTGCTGACCGGGGTACGGCTGTCCATCGGCATCTTGTGGATCGTCCTGGTGCCCTGCGAAATGCTTGGGGTCAGCGCCGGCCTGGGCTACTTCATCCTCGACACCCGGGACCGCCTGGCCTATTCGGAACTGATGGCCATGGTGCTGCTGATCGGCGTGTTGGGTTTTGCCCTCGACGCCCTGGCCCGTGGCCTGCATCGCCGCTGGTCCCACGCCTGA
- a CDS encoding methionine ABC transporter ATP-binding protein: MIEVQQLCKVYGEGQPAALDRVSLTVPDRAVYGILGRSGAGKSTLLRCLNLLERPSSGRILMDGQDLGALSASELRRQRQGIGMIFQGFNLLHSRTVQDNVAVPLEIAGLGKSQRRARVLELLELVGLGDKAQAYPSQLSGGQKQRVGIARALAAGPRYLLSDEATSALDPETTASILQLLAQINRELGLTIVLITHELEVVKAICSHAASLAGGRLMESGAVAELLGNPQSALGRALLPGYNLPFNGSQPQAELTFFDNQRAAPLLEQLSRQQALELKVLAGGVEAVGGRRVGRLRIAAAPADAGKFQQLLTALAQRGIRSERL; encoded by the coding sequence ATGATCGAGGTCCAGCAGCTTTGCAAGGTCTACGGCGAAGGCCAGCCCGCGGCACTGGATCGGGTTTCGCTGACGGTTCCCGACAGGGCGGTGTACGGCATTCTCGGGCGCAGCGGCGCCGGCAAGTCGACCCTGTTGCGCTGCCTGAACCTGCTGGAGCGGCCCAGCAGCGGGCGCATCCTGATGGACGGCCAGGACCTTGGCGCCTTGTCCGCGAGCGAGCTGCGCCGGCAGCGCCAGGGCATCGGCATGATCTTCCAGGGCTTCAACCTGCTGCATTCGCGCACGGTTCAGGACAACGTCGCGGTGCCTCTGGAAATTGCCGGCCTGGGCAAAAGCCAGCGCCGCGCGCGGGTTCTGGAACTGCTGGAACTGGTGGGTCTTGGCGACAAGGCCCAGGCCTATCCTTCGCAACTGTCCGGTGGCCAGAAGCAGCGGGTGGGCATCGCCCGGGCCCTGGCCGCCGGGCCGCGTTACCTGCTGTCGGATGAGGCCACCAGCGCCCTGGACCCGGAAACCACGGCGTCGATCCTGCAATTGCTGGCGCAGATCAACCGCGAGCTGGGGCTGACCATTGTGCTGATCACCCACGAGCTGGAAGTGGTCAAGGCCATTTGCAGCCACGCCGCGTCCCTGGCGGGCGGCCGGCTGATGGAGAGCGGGGCGGTGGCCGAACTGCTGGGCAACCCGCAGTCGGCCCTGGGCCGGGCGCTGTTGCCGGGCTACAACCTGCCGTTCAACGGCAGCCAGCCCCAGGCCGAACTGACCTTTTTCGACAACCAGCGCGCGGCGCCGCTGCTGGAGCAACTGAGCCGCCAGCAGGCGCTGGAGCTCAAGGTCCTGGCCGGTGGTGTCGAAGCGGTAGGCGGCCGGCGGGTAGGGCGCCTGCGCATCGCCGCCGCCCCCGCCGACGCCGGCAAATTCCAACAACTGCTGACGGCCCTGGCCCAGCGAGGAATTCGGAGTGAACGCCTGTGA
- a CDS encoding ABC transporter substrate-binding protein, whose translation MCLDDFTHTRRDFLKLSALLTAGGALPLLNSLQARAAQEPDAPVRIGYLPITDATPLLVAHNNGLFEAEGIKAERPVLLRSWAQVIEAFISGQVNVIHLLSPMTVWARYGSRVPAKVVAWNHVGGSGLTVAPGITEVKQLAGQSVAIPFWYSIHNVVVQQLFRDNGLVPVSKAAGSALGANEVNLVVLPPSDMPPALASKRIAGYIVAEPFNALAEELKVGRVQRFTGDVWRNHACCVVFMHEHDLDNRPEWSQKVVNAIVKAQLWTRDHRAEAAQLLSKDGANRYTPHAPQVLNRVLAPAAADREAYLASGAIQHSHWDEQRIDFQPYPFPSYTEELVKRLKDTLIEGDKGFLAGLDPAHTAKDLVDDRFVRNAIASVGGLKAFGLADSFERSEEFGL comes from the coding sequence ATGTGCCTGGACGACTTCACTCATACCCGTCGTGACTTTCTCAAGCTCAGCGCGCTGCTGACTGCCGGCGGCGCCTTGCCGCTGCTCAACAGCCTGCAGGCCCGCGCCGCCCAGGAACCGGACGCGCCGGTGCGCATCGGCTACCTGCCGATCACCGACGCCACGCCCTTGCTGGTGGCCCACAACAACGGCCTGTTCGAGGCCGAGGGCATCAAGGCCGAGCGCCCGGTGCTGCTGCGCAGTTGGGCCCAGGTGATCGAGGCGTTCATTTCCGGGCAGGTCAACGTGATTCACCTGCTGTCGCCGATGACCGTCTGGGCCCGCTACGGCAGCCGGGTGCCGGCCAAGGTGGTGGCCTGGAACCACGTCGGCGGTTCCGGCCTGACCGTGGCCCCGGGCATTACCGAGGTCAAGCAACTGGCGGGGCAGTCGGTGGCGATCCCGTTCTGGTATTCGATCCATAACGTGGTGGTGCAGCAACTGTTTCGCGACAACGGCCTGGTGCCGGTGAGCAAGGCCGCCGGCAGTGCCCTGGGGGCCAACGAGGTCAACCTGGTGGTGCTGCCGCCTTCGGACATGCCGCCAGCCCTGGCCAGCAAGCGGATTGCCGGCTACATCGTCGCCGAGCCGTTCAATGCCCTGGCCGAGGAACTCAAGGTGGGCCGGGTGCAGCGCTTTACCGGGGATGTGTGGCGCAACCACGCCTGCTGCGTGGTGTTCATGCACGAGCATGACCTGGACAACCGTCCCGAATGGTCGCAGAAGGTGGTCAACGCCATCGTCAAGGCCCAGCTGTGGACCCGCGACCACCGCGCCGAGGCCGCGCAACTGCTGTCCAAGGATGGCGCCAACCGCTACACGCCCCATGCGCCCCAGGTGCTCAACCGGGTGCTGGCGCCGGCGGCGGCCGACCGCGAGGCCTACCTGGCCAGCGGTGCGATCCAGCACAGCCACTGGGACGAGCAGCGCATCGACTTCCAGCCGTATCCGTTCCCCAGCTACACCGAAGAGTTGGTCAAGCGTCTCAAGGACACCCTGATCGAGGGCGACAAGGGCTTTCTGGCCGGCCTTGACCCGGCACACACCGCCAAGGACCTGGTGGACGATCGCTTCGTGCGCAACGCCATCGCCTCGGTGGGCGGGCTGAAGGCCTTCGGCCTGGCGGACAGCTTCGAGCGCAGCGAGGAGTTCGGTCTTTGA
- a CDS encoding MetQ/NlpA family ABC transporter substrate-binding protein: MLKNTVLTLALLASLGAALPTTAAQPLRVAADPVPHAEILAYVQKLDPQLQLKIIEIPNGVNSNELLAHGDVDANYFQHLPYLKSQEQALGQPFAVAASVHIEPLGIYSKRHQRFEQLPQGASVAVPNNVTNLSRALYLLQSYQLIRLKPGFTDPARDQATPRDIADNPKRLKILEIESPQIPRALDDVDLAVINGNYALEAGLVPAKDALGLEKAEHNPYANILVTTPKLQDDPRIRQLAKDLNSPEVAAFITRTYSGSVIPVTDRQP; this comes from the coding sequence ATGCTGAAGAACACCGTCTTGACCCTGGCGTTGCTGGCCAGCCTGGGGGCGGCCCTGCCGACCACTGCGGCGCAGCCGTTGCGGGTAGCCGCCGACCCGGTGCCCCATGCCGAGATCCTCGCCTACGTACAAAAACTCGACCCGCAATTGCAGCTCAAGATCATCGAGATTCCCAATGGCGTGAACTCCAACGAACTGCTGGCCCACGGCGATGTGGACGCCAACTACTTCCAGCACCTGCCGTACCTCAAGTCTCAGGAACAGGCCCTGGGCCAGCCCTTCGCCGTGGCTGCCAGCGTGCACATCGAGCCCCTGGGGATCTATTCCAAGCGTCACCAGCGCTTCGAGCAGTTGCCCCAGGGCGCCAGCGTCGCGGTGCCCAACAATGTCACCAACCTCAGCCGCGCGCTGTACCTGTTGCAGAGCTACCAGTTGATCCGCCTCAAGCCCGGTTTCACCGACCCGGCCCGGGATCAGGCGACCCCCAGGGACATCGCCGACAACCCGAAACGGCTGAAGATCCTGGAGATCGAATCGCCGCAGATCCCCCGGGCCCTGGACGACGTGGACCTGGCGGTGATCAATGGCAACTACGCCCTGGAGGCCGGGCTGGTGCCGGCCAAGGATGCCCTGGGCCTGGAAAAGGCCGAGCACAATCCCTACGCCAACATCCTGGTGACCACCCCCAAGCTGCAGGATGACCCGCGCATCCGTCAGTTGGCCAAGGACCTCAACTCGCCGGAAGTAGCGGCGTTCATTACCCGCACCTACTCGGGCTCGGTGATTCCCGTCACGGACCGCCAGCCATGA
- a CDS encoding acyl-CoA dehydrogenase family protein — translation MLDAQLSEWLDAQAQALDQGQCDPQQVLARLAGAEVLRVGIDPAQGGSGGDLTDALEVMASVASHSLAAAFVCWGQRAFIEYLLHSPNAGLRQRLLPSLLSGELAGATGLSNAMKFLSGIEALQVRAREQEQGWSLNGRLHWVTNLRKSGFVVAAAIEREEGGAPFILAIPDALPGLQRSDDLQLMALQSSNTAALELNQVAVARDWLLHEDARVFLPAVRPAFLGLQCALAIGLARRALSEVEKHVEGARSILHEPLLEQRQHLEQTVGELKSGLLDGRFLSQPGALFRVRIALAEATANAVQLELQASGGKAYLSEFGSGFARRWRESAFVPIVTPSLVQLRAELQRQARNAAA, via the coding sequence ATGCTCGATGCGCAATTGAGTGAATGGCTGGATGCCCAGGCCCAGGCACTCGACCAGGGCCAGTGCGACCCGCAGCAGGTCCTCGCCCGGCTGGCGGGCGCCGAGGTACTGCGGGTCGGTATCGACCCGGCTCAGGGCGGCAGCGGCGGCGACCTGACCGATGCTCTGGAAGTCATGGCCAGCGTGGCCAGCCATTCCCTGGCGGCGGCCTTTGTCTGCTGGGGCCAGCGAGCCTTTATCGAATACCTGCTGCACAGCCCCAATGCCGGTTTGCGCCAGCGCCTGCTGCCCTCGTTGCTCAGCGGCGAGCTGGCCGGTGCCACCGGGCTGTCCAATGCCATGAAGTTTCTCTCGGGGATCGAGGCCTTGCAGGTCCGGGCCCGGGAACAGGAGCAGGGCTGGAGCCTCAACGGTCGTTTGCACTGGGTCACCAACCTGCGCAAGAGCGGGTTCGTGGTGGCGGCGGCCATCGAGCGCGAGGAGGGCGGCGCGCCGTTCATCCTGGCGATCCCGGATGCCTTGCCCGGGTTGCAGCGCTCCGATGACCTGCAACTGATGGCCCTGCAATCGAGCAACACCGCTGCCCTGGAACTGAACCAGGTGGCGGTGGCCCGTGACTGGCTGCTGCACGAGGATGCCCGAGTGTTCCTGCCGGCGGTGCGCCCGGCCTTTCTCGGCCTGCAATGCGCCCTGGCCATCGGCCTGGCGCGCCGGGCCCTGAGCGAGGTGGAAAAGCACGTCGAGGGCGCCCGTTCGATCCTCCACGAACCCTTGCTGGAACAACGCCAGCACCTGGAACAGACCGTCGGCGAACTCAAGAGCGGCCTGCTCGACGGGCGCTTCCTGAGCCAGCCCGGGGCGCTGTTCCGGGTGCGCATCGCTCTGGCGGAAGCCACCGCCAACGCCGTGCAACTGGAGCTGCAGGCCAGCGGCGGCAAGGCCTACCTCAGCGAGTTCGGCAGCGGCTTTGCCCGGCGCTGGCGGGAGTCGGCCTTCGTGCCCATCGTCACTCCGAGCCTGGTGCAACTGCGCGCCGAACTGCAACGCCAGGCGCGGAATGCGGCAGCATGA